One stretch of Wolbachia endosymbiont of Armadillidium arcangelii DNA includes these proteins:
- a CDS encoding glycoside hydrolase TIM-barrel-like domain-containing protein: MSTIVLSSILGKAGSIFGPIGQIVGSELGALLGAQLGNAIFGLDVEQKVTHGARLKNLQVQTSTYGKAIPIIYGTSRVAGNIIWSQPIKEESITTKVGRGINVAYNYYATLAIAICKGEVEKLNRIWANTKSLSFDEIDYTFYHGKEDQNPDPFMSSIEDDIPAYRGISYIVIKNFPLADYNNRVPVFTFEVQAALKPGGFSVAKNIANINIIPGSGEFVYDTKIQKKIAREKISSSQYIPYGLAQRVNHNNHTKKSDAMLSLDQLKEGLPNVEWASVVVNWFASSLNIKDCKIYPAVEFQDDSAIVPDDWQVGNITRGNAQLISRDDNGNPRYGGTVSDAALIRYIEELHSRGYKVMLYPMFLLDTENKEWRGKLSGPPEDISDFFENQYNKFIEHYAIIAKRTKVEGFIIGSEFAQLTKVKDAQGNYPIVAELVKLAKRIKLQLGKEVTVTYAADWSEYHSYDGWYNMDELWSSEFIDVVGIDAYFPLTDGEEPPFGYSAEDVIDGWSSGVGYDYFYDYSKNEPEKIKYNDSRYAWKNIEKWWNEAHVNPDGSKTKWQPKMKKIWFTEYGFPSMNGCTNEPNVFVDKGSIESKYPRYSNGEVSFLSQKIAIEGTLKKWRNSEMVEKMFLWVWDARPFPYFPNLCDVWADCHNWQTGHWTEGKISQLNISDILSDLLQKAGLKSDQFDTSDVKGLLSGYVINDQQPVRSIIKMLQSCYFFDVVEQNSKLKFIQKGRGVTTEISVEETVFNHNPRLIQLSQLDLNNRINIVYFNRNFGYPIDVKYAELPRQGNAATVEIPLIMEEGEAQNIAEVLLYSSWQERNIYNFKLPIKYAWLAPSDVITISDGKKKHTVRIVKTKFESMAIQIIAVGYDSSIYKLSFPSTRSLMLKEYPPSHISKTIIEMIYLPYVKDNIANFTLISEEENWKGATLFISYNDKDYKPIASANKQSTYGHVMESTDDEIVVVLRFGELNVISPTVLALVGKEVIKFESAKLIDKNKYKLSNLIRGQEGTKKHEHTAGEKFILLDDSIISFEVQRGKKFYLKAVTYGNSLDNTETKIVN; the protein is encoded by the coding sequence ATGTCTACAATAGTTTTATCATCAATTTTAGGTAAAGCCGGCAGTATTTTTGGTCCAATTGGCCAGATTGTCGGCTCAGAACTCGGTGCTCTGCTTGGTGCACAGCTGGGTAATGCAATATTTGGTCTTGATGTCGAACAAAAGGTGACACATGGGGCGAGACTAAAGAATCTGCAAGTCCAAACCTCAACCTACGGCAAAGCAATTCCAATTATCTATGGTACTTCTCGTGTTGCAGGGAACATTATTTGGTCACAGCCAATCAAAGAAGAATCAATAACCACCAAAGTTGGAAGGGGTATAAATGTTGCGTACAACTACTATGCAACGCTTGCAATTGCAATCTGTAAAGGGGAAGTGGAAAAATTAAATCGAATCTGGGCGAATACAAAATCGCTTAGTTTTGATGAAATAGATTATACTTTTTACCACGGCAAAGAAGACCAAAACCCTGATCCGTTTATGTCATCAATCGAAGATGATATACCAGCCTACAGAGGGATATCTTATATAGTCATCAAAAATTTTCCTCTAGCAGACTATAACAATCGTGTTCCAGTTTTTACATTTGAAGTGCAAGCTGCACTGAAGCCCGGTGGGTTTTCAGTGGCGAAAAATATTGCGAATATCAATATTATACCAGGTTCAGGTGAATTTGTGTATGATACGAAAATACAGAAGAAAATTGCGCGAGAAAAAATAAGCAGTAGCCAATATATTCCATACGGACTTGCACAAAGAGTAAATCACAATAATCACACGAAAAAGAGCGATGCAATGCTTTCTTTGGATCAATTGAAAGAAGGTTTGCCGAATGTTGAATGGGCATCGGTAGTGGTTAATTGGTTTGCAAGTAGTTTAAATATCAAAGATTGTAAAATATATCCTGCAGTTGAATTTCAAGATGATTCTGCGATAGTGCCTGATGATTGGCAAGTGGGAAATATTACCAGAGGTAATGCGCAGCTTATTTCAAGGGATGACAATGGCAATCCAAGATATGGCGGCACAGTTAGTGATGCAGCGCTAATAAGATATATAGAAGAGCTGCATAGCAGAGGTTATAAGGTAATGCTCTACCCAATGTTCTTGCTTGACACAGAAAACAAAGAGTGGCGAGGAAAATTGAGCGGGCCCCCTGAAGATATAAGTGATTTTTTTGAGAATCAGTACAATAAATTCATAGAACATTATGCGATCATTGCCAAAAGGACTAAAGTAGAAGGGTTTATCATTGGTTCTGAGTTTGCTCAGCTTACAAAAGTAAAAGATGCTCAAGGTAATTATCCTATAGTGGCAGAGCTGGTCAAACTTGCAAAGCGAATAAAACTTCAGCTTGGGAAAGAAGTAACTGTAACTTACGCTGCCGATTGGAGCGAGTATCATTCATATGATGGTTGGTATAATATGGATGAACTTTGGTCTTCGGAATTCATCGACGTTGTTGGCATCGATGCTTATTTTCCACTTACCGATGGCGAAGAGCCTCCTTTTGGCTATTCTGCGGAAGATGTAATCGATGGTTGGAGCAGTGGAGTGGGGTATGACTATTTCTATGATTACTCAAAGAATGAACCTGAGAAAATAAAGTATAATGACAGCAGATACGCATGGAAAAACATAGAAAAATGGTGGAATGAAGCTCATGTAAACCCAGATGGCAGTAAAACAAAATGGCAACCAAAGATGAAAAAAATATGGTTTACTGAGTATGGATTCCCCAGTATGAATGGTTGCACTAATGAGCCAAACGTATTTGTTGATAAAGGCAGCATAGAGAGCAAATATCCACGATATTCAAACGGAGAGGTGAGCTTTCTTTCACAAAAAATTGCAATTGAAGGCACACTAAAAAAGTGGCGAAATTCAGAAATGGTGGAAAAAATGTTTCTCTGGGTATGGGATGCAAGGCCATTTCCATATTTTCCCAACTTGTGTGATGTGTGGGCTGACTGCCATAACTGGCAGACCGGGCATTGGACTGAGGGAAAAATTTCACAGCTTAATATTTCCGATATTTTGTCTGATCTATTGCAAAAGGCAGGCTTAAAAAGCGATCAGTTTGATACAAGTGATGTCAAAGGATTGTTGTCTGGGTATGTAATAAACGATCAACAACCTGTACGTTCAATTATTAAAATGCTACAAAGTTGCTATTTTTTTGATGTTGTTGAACAGAATTCTAAACTAAAATTTATTCAAAAGGGCAGGGGAGTTACAACTGAGATATCAGTTGAAGAAACTGTTTTCAATCACAATCCCAGGCTGATACAGCTTAGTCAATTAGATTTAAACAATAGGATTAACATCGTTTATTTTAACCGCAACTTTGGTTATCCAATTGATGTTAAATATGCTGAGCTGCCAAGGCAGGGCAATGCTGCAACGGTTGAAATACCGCTCATTATGGAGGAGGGGGAAGCGCAAAATATAGCTGAAGTTTTACTTTATTCTTCATGGCAAGAGAGAAATATATACAATTTTAAGCTGCCGATAAAATATGCGTGGCTTGCGCCAAGCGATGTAATAACAATTTCAGATGGTAAGAAAAAGCATACAGTAAGAATTGTAAAGACGAAATTTGAAAGCATGGCTATTCAAATCATTGCTGTTGGTTACGACAGCTCTATATACAAGCTCTCTTTTCCTTCAACAAGATCACTTATGCTCAAAGAATATCCTCCTTCTCATATCAGTAAAACTATCATAGAAATGATATATTTACCGTATGTTAAAGACAATATCGCAAATTTTACTTTAATTAGCGAAGAAGAGAATTGGAAAGGAGCAACGCTCTTTATTTCGTACAATGATAAAGATTATAAGCCTATCGCAAGCGCAAACAAACAATCTACTTACGGACATGTAATGGAATCTACCGATGACGAAATTGTAGTGGTATTACGCTTTGGTGAGCTGAATGTCATTAGTCCAACTGTGTTAGCACTAGTTGGCAAAGAGGTAATAAAGTTCGAAAGTGCCAAGCTTATAGATAAGAATAAATATAAGCTT